One Pomacea canaliculata isolate SZHN2017 linkage group LG9, ASM307304v1, whole genome shotgun sequence DNA segment encodes these proteins:
- the LOC112572930 gene encoding tRNA methyltransferase 10 homolog C-like isoform X1, whose translation MASVNIIRTRMGSICSPNLHLTMMNVINLCKNKCFSRHISNKLAVHHPIYRSDHKLVRVPVMPQSTLSSVPQLDIIERETNEKSVVDASEILRNLSTEDAKKLKIIKLEFEVLGHMNGMVPQTMTDAQWLVAFEKASKPQRLQYYKFLKKKENYVKKEKEKQQQRLHQQRQQQQQEGDKKNDDIPESPQLSSNIIMHVRNRTIDKAGNYRLANAMMYGTPLIFDMDYEQFMRDQDCSNLVDQLLMVHGKNRDSMDPFHLIFTSLNPKGKVFPMMEKRLLQGQHFLATVTDRSYLDLFPSEKLVYLSPHAPNALKEVSSDDIYIVGGFVDKAYGKPVSFARAKAQGIRSAKLPLDHFLLWGCGSKNLTLDQMMGILLEQRRSKDWNKAFKEVPIRKMKREDK comes from the exons ATGGCCTCTGTGAACATCATCAGGACCAGAATGGGATCTATATGCTCGCCAAATTTACATCTAACAATGATGAATGTCATTAAcctttgcaaaaataaatgtttttcaagaCATATCAGTAATAAGCTTGCTGTTCATCATCCCATATACAGAAGTGACCACAAACTAGTGCGAGTACCAGTCATGCCACAAAGCACACTGTCAAGCGTTCCTCAACTTGATATTattgaaagagaaacaaatgaaaagtcAGTAGTAGATGCCTCAGAAATCTTGAGAAACCTAAGTACAGAAGACgccaaaaaactgaaaatcatcAAACTTGAATTTGAGGTTTTGGGTCACATGAATGGAATG GTTCCTCAAACAATGACAGATGCCCAGTGGTTGGTTGCCTTTGAGAAGGCAAGTAAACCTCAAAGACTTCAGTACTACaagttcttgaaaaaaaaagaaaattatgtgaaaaaagaaaaggagaaacagCAACAGCGTCTCCATCAACAacggcagcagcaacaacaagaaggGGATAAAAAGAATGATGATATTCCAGAATCACCACAGTTATCATCAAATATCATCATGCATGTTAGGAACAGAACAATAGACAAG gcAGGAAATTACAGGCTGGCAAATGCAATGATGTATGGTACTCCACTCATATTTGATATGGACTACGAACAGTTTATGCGTGATCAGGATTGTTCAAATCTGGTTGATCAGCTTCTCATGGTTCATGGTAAAAATCGTGACTCCATGGATCCTTTCCATCTCATCTTTACGTCACTCAATCCAAAGGGAAAAGTATTTCCTATGATGgaaaaaagacttttacaaggtcaacattttcttgcaaCGGTCACTGATAGGAGTTATCTAGACTTATTCCCAAGTGAAAAACTTGTGTATCTGTCACCACATGCACCAAATGCATTAAAAGAAGTGAGCAGTGATGATATTTACATTGTGGGAGGATTCGTTGACAAGGCCTACGGAAAGCCTGTTTCTTTTGCCAGAGCCAAAGCACAAGGAATCAGATCAGCAAAACTGCCTTTGgatcattttcttct CTGGGGTTGTGGTTCTAAGAACTTAACATTAGACCAGATGATGGGGATTCTACTTGAACAGCGCCGCTCAAAGGATTGGAACAAAGCATTTAAAGAAGTTCCAATCAGGAAAATGAAACGGGAAGACAAATGA
- the LOC112572930 gene encoding tRNA methyltransferase 10 homolog C-like isoform X2, translating into MTDAQWLVAFEKASKPQRLQYYKFLKKKENYVKKEKEKQQQRLHQQRQQQQQEGDKKNDDIPESPQLSSNIIMHVRNRTIDKAGNYRLANAMMYGTPLIFDMDYEQFMRDQDCSNLVDQLLMVHGKNRDSMDPFHLIFTSLNPKGKVFPMMEKRLLQGQHFLATVTDRSYLDLFPSEKLVYLSPHAPNALKEVSSDDIYIVGGFVDKAYGKPVSFARAKAQGIRSAKLPLDHFLLWGCGSKNLTLDQMMGILLEQRRSKDWNKAFKEVPIRKMKREDK; encoded by the exons ATGACAGATGCCCAGTGGTTGGTTGCCTTTGAGAAGGCAAGTAAACCTCAAAGACTTCAGTACTACaagttcttgaaaaaaaaagaaaattatgtgaaaaaagaaaaggagaaacagCAACAGCGTCTCCATCAACAacggcagcagcaacaacaagaaggGGATAAAAAGAATGATGATATTCCAGAATCACCACAGTTATCATCAAATATCATCATGCATGTTAGGAACAGAACAATAGACAAG gcAGGAAATTACAGGCTGGCAAATGCAATGATGTATGGTACTCCACTCATATTTGATATGGACTACGAACAGTTTATGCGTGATCAGGATTGTTCAAATCTGGTTGATCAGCTTCTCATGGTTCATGGTAAAAATCGTGACTCCATGGATCCTTTCCATCTCATCTTTACGTCACTCAATCCAAAGGGAAAAGTATTTCCTATGATGgaaaaaagacttttacaaggtcaacattttcttgcaaCGGTCACTGATAGGAGTTATCTAGACTTATTCCCAAGTGAAAAACTTGTGTATCTGTCACCACATGCACCAAATGCATTAAAAGAAGTGAGCAGTGATGATATTTACATTGTGGGAGGATTCGTTGACAAGGCCTACGGAAAGCCTGTTTCTTTTGCCAGAGCCAAAGCACAAGGAATCAGATCAGCAAAACTGCCTTTGgatcattttcttct CTGGGGTTGTGGTTCTAAGAACTTAACATTAGACCAGATGATGGGGATTCTACTTGAACAGCGCCGCTCAAAGGATTGGAACAAAGCATTTAAAGAAGTTCCAATCAGGAAAATGAAACGGGAAGACAAATGA
- the LOC112572931 gene encoding ankyrin repeat domain-containing protein 16-like has protein sequence MDFSKVSQAVQYKAVSWFLESGFIANCSSMWHPKTGDTAIHLACRFGRADLLAEFSCAGLDLQISNFEGKKPLHEAAQFDQSECVKFLLTKGCEVDCIKRGDWTPLMLACTRPQLDVVKLLVYHGANPAFVNKDGWNSFHIATREGHVYIMQYLLSVNPTLWDTFSHNGRTPLHTAALHGRLEAVQFLLNNCSYPPDATDSCGSTPLMDALRAGFVDVAHLLIQHHKADVTKRDNLGMQPIHHAAQAGQTAAVMFLITQYTIPVNAVTHTTLITPLQVAAKEGHNDVLKSLLLHGADISLTDHKGRTALHIASGAQHASSVALLLANGAQDCSDLSGHWAKDLAYREGVKQAFLNHGA, from the exons ATGGATTTCTCTAAGGTTTCGCAGGCTGTTCAGTACAAAGCTGTATCCTGGTTTTTGGAAAGTGGATTTATTGCTAATTGTTCAAGTATGTGGCATCCGAAAACAGGAGATACAGCTATCCATTTAGCATGTCGTTTTGGCCGTGCTGACTTGCTAGCAGAGTTTTCGTGCGCTGGTTTAGATCTGCAGATTTCCAATTTTGAAGGAAAGAAACCCTTGCACGAAGCTGCGCAGTTTGATCAAAGCGAGTGTGTTAAATTCCTTCTAACAAAAGGCTGCGAAGTGGATTGCATCAAGAGAGGTGACTG GACCCCACTCATGCTGGCCTGCACCAGGCCACAGCTGGATGTCGTAAAGCTTCTTGTTTACCATGGAGCAAACCCTGCTTTTGTCAACAAAGATGGTTGGAACTCATTTCATATTGCCACAAG GGAAGGTCATGTATACATTATGCAGTACCTTTTGTCTGTAAATCCAACCCTTTGGGACACCTTTAGCCACAATGGGCGCACCCCATTGCATACTGCAG CTTTACATGGAAGACTTGAAGCAGTGCAGTTTTTGTTAAATAACTGCAGCTATCCACCTGATGCAACAGATAGTTGTGGTTCCACTCCTCTTATGGATGCACTGAGGGCAGGCTTTGTAGATGTTGCTCATTTACTCATCCAACACCATAAG GCAGATGTGACAAAAAGAGACAATCTAGGAATGCAGCCAATTCATCATGCAGCACAGGCAGGGCAGACAGCTGCTGTAATGTTCCTGATAACTCAATATACTATTCCTGTCAATGCAGTGACACACACAACTCTCATCACACCACTTCAGGTGGCAGCAAAG gaAGGGCACAATGATGTCTTGAAATCGCTGTTGTTGCATGGAGCAGATATAAGTTTGACTGATCACAAAGGAAGAACAG CACTGCACATAGCAAGTGGAGCACAGCATGCATCAAGTGTGGCACTTTTGCTGGCAAATGGTGCACAAGACTGTTCTGACTTGAGTGGTCATTGGGCAAAAGACTTGGCCTACAGGGAAGGAGTGAAACAAGCATTCTTAAATCATGGAGCTTGA
- the LOC112571581 gene encoding mitochondrial carnitine/acylcarnitine carrier protein-like — translation MPKASPIKDFLAGGVGGVCCVVTGHPLDTIKVRLQTMPKPLPGQAPLYSGTFDCAKQTIVKEGFRGLYKGMGAPLAGVAPIFAVCFFGYGVGRRLQQKNPDEELTYFQIFKAGMLAGVFTTLIMAPGERIKCLLQIQQASSGKERKYAGPIDCAKQLYREGGIRSVYRGTAATLLRDVPASGMYFMTYEWLQRVLTPAGHSRGDLSIGRTLFAGGMAGVFNWLVAIPPDVLKSRLQTAPHGTYPNGIRDVARQLLREEGIMALYRGVTPVMLRAFPANAACFVGYEIALKFLNWLAPGL, via the exons ATGCCGAAAGCTAGCCCGATCAAAGATTTCTTGGCTGGTGGTGTCGGTGGCGTCTGCTGCGTGGTGACAGGCCATCCACTGGACACTATAAAG GTCCGACTGCAGACCATGCCAAAGCCACTGCCTGGGCAAGCACCCCTGTATTCAGGAACTTTTGATTGTGCCAAACAGACAATTGTAAAAGAG GGTTTTAGAGGACTGTACAAGGGAATGGGAGCACCACTAGCAGGTGTAGCGCCAATAtttgccgtctgcttcttcGGCTATGGGGTAGGGCGCAGGCTTCAGCAGAAAAATCCTGATGAGGAATTAAC TTACTTTCAGATCTTCAAAGCTGGCATGTTGGCTGGTGTTTTCACGACACTAATTATGGCACCAGGGGAGAGAATAAAGTGTCTCTTGCAG ATCCAGCAAGCATCCTCTGGCAAAGAGCGAAAGTATGCTGGTCCCATAGACTGTGCCAAACAGCTTTATAGAGAAGGGGGTATTCGGAGTGTGTATCGGGGAACCGCTGCAACACTGTTACGTGATGTGCCAGCTTCTGGCATGTACTTCATGACCTATGAGTGGCTGCAACGTGTTCTTACACCAGCTGGTCACAG CCGGGGTGATCTAAGCATAGGACGGACCCTGTTTGCTGGAGGTATGGCTGGTGTCTTCAACTGGTTGGTTGCTATTCCCCCTGATGTGCTGAAATCTCGTCTGCAGACTG CACCTCATGGAACATATCCTAATGGTATTCGGGATGTAGCCAGGCAGCTGTTGAGGGAGGAAGGAATCATGGCACTGTACCGTGGAGTTACACCAGTTATGCTTCGAGCATTTCCAGCCAATGCT gcCTGCTTTGTGGGATATGAGATTGCCCTCAAGTTTTTAAATTGGCTTGCTCCTGGTTTATGA
- the LOC112572929 gene encoding tRNA methyltransferase 10 homolog C-like has product MASLNIIRTRTRSLFSPNSHLTMMNVINLCKNKCFSRHVRNRLAVHHPIHRGDHKQVQVPVMSQSTLSNVPQLDIIKRENDEKSEEDASEILRNLSTEDAKKLKIIKLEFEVLGHMNGMVPQTMTDAQWLVAFEKASRHQRLQYYKFLKKKENYVKKEKEKRQQRLHQQRQQQQQEEDKKNDVIPESPQLFSKNSIFMFLRDTTVDKAGNYRLANAMMYGTPLIFDMDYEQFMRDQDCSNLVDQLLMVHGKNRDSMDPFHLIFTSLNPKGKVFPMMEKRLLQGQHFLATVTDRSYLDLFPSEKLVYLSPHAPNALKEVSSDDIYIVGGFIDKAYGKPVSFARAKAQGIRSAKLPLDHFLLWGCGSKNLTLDQMMGILLEQRRSKDWNKAFKEVPIRKMKREDK; this is encoded by the exons ATGGCATCTTTGAACATCATCAGGACCAGAACAAGATCTTTATTCTCACCAAATTCACATCTAACAATGATGAATGTCATTAACCtttgcaaaaacaaatgtttttcaagACATGTCAGAAACAGACTTGCTGTTCATCATCCCATACACAGAGGTGACCACAAACAAGTGCAAGTACCAGTCATGTCGCAAAGCACACTGTCAAATGTTCCTCAACTTGATATTATTAAAAGAGAAAACGATGAAAAGTCAGAAGAAGATGCCTCAGAAATCTTGAGAAACCTAAGTACAGAAGACgccaaaaaactgaaaatcatcAAACTTGAATTTGAGGTTTTGGGTCACATGAATGGAATG GTTCCTCAAACAATGACAGATGCCCAGTGGTTGGTTGCCTTTGAGAAGGCAAGTAGACATCAAAGACTTCAGTACTACaagttcttgaaaaaaaaagaaaattatgtgaaaaaagaaaaggagaaacgGCAACAGCGTCTCCATCAACAacggcagcagcaacaacaagaagagGATAAAAAGAATGATGTTATTCCAGAATCACCACAGTTGTTCTCAAAAAACtctattttcatgtttcttaGGGACACAACAGTAGACAAG gcAGGAAATTACAGGCTGGCAAATGCAATGATGTATGGTACTCCACTCATATTTGATATGGACTATGAACAGTTTATGCGTGATCAGGATTGTTCAAATCTGGTTGATCAGCTTCTCATGGTTCATGGTAAAAATCGTGACTCCATGGATCCTTTCCATCTCATCTTTACGTCACTCAATCCAAAGGGGAAAGTATTTCCTATGATGgaaaaaagacttttacaaggtcaacattttcttgcaaCGGTAACTGATAGGAGTTATCTAGACTTATTCCCAAGTGAAAAACTTGTGTATCTGTCACCACATGCACCAAATGCATTAAAAGAAGTGAGCAGTGATGATATTTACATTGTGGGAGGATTCATTGACAAGGCCTACGGAAAGCCTGTTTCTTTTGCCAGAGCCAAAGCACAAGGAATCAGATCAGCAAAACTGCCTTTGgatcattttcttct CTGGGGTTGTGGTTCTAAGAACTTAACATTAGACCAGATGATGGGGATTCTACTTGAACAGCGCCGCTCAAAGGATTGGAACAAAGCATTTAAAGAAGTTCCAATCAGGAAAATGAAACGGGAAGACAAATGA